A genomic window from Brachyspira sp. SAP_772 includes:
- the fabG gene encoding 3-oxoacyl-[acyl-carrier-protein] reductase, which translates to MDLNLKNKTALVTGGSRGIGKKIAEALANEGANVVVTATNINKAQEVADELKSKYNVESLALVHDVKSSESCKEVVAKTIEKFGSIDVLVNNAGITRDMLVIQMDDSAWNDVIDTNLSGAFYTSREAAKSMLRARKGKIINISSVIGKMGNAGQVNYAAAKAGIIGITKSMAKEFAPRGICVNAIAPGFIQTDMTDVLAEDAVKKIMDITPLKKLGTAEDVANIVVFLASDLSNYITGEVIAVDGGMSM; encoded by the coding sequence ATGGATTTAAATCTTAAAAATAAAACAGCTTTAGTAACAGGCGGAAGCAGAGGAATAGGAAAAAAGATAGCAGAGGCCTTAGCTAATGAAGGAGCTAATGTTGTTGTTACAGCTACAAATATTAATAAGGCTCAAGAAGTTGCTGATGAATTAAAATCAAAATATAATGTGGAATCACTTGCTTTGGTTCATGATGTGAAATCTAGCGAATCTTGTAAAGAGGTTGTTGCTAAGACTATAGAAAAATTTGGTTCTATAGATGTATTAGTTAATAATGCTGGAATTACTAGAGATATGTTAGTTATACAGATGGACGACAGTGCTTGGAATGATGTTATAGACACTAATTTGTCTGGAGCATTTTACACTTCAAGAGAAGCTGCTAAAAGTATGTTAAGAGCAAGAAAGGGTAAGATAATTAATATATCAAGTGTTATAGGAAAAATGGGCAATGCTGGTCAGGTGAATTATGCTGCTGCTAAGGCGGGCATTATAGGAATTACTAAATCTATGGCTAAAGAGTTTGCTCCTCGCGGAATATGCGTTAATGCTATAGCACCGGGTTTTATTCAAACAGATATGACAGACGTACTTGCTGAAGATGCTGTAAAAAAAATAATGGATATTACACCTTTAAAAAAATTAGGTACTGCAGAAGATGTTGCTAATATAGTTGTATTTCTTGCTTCAGATTTGAGCAATTATATAACAGGAGAAGTTATAGCCGTTGATGGCGGCATGTCTATGTAA
- the acpP gene encoding acyl carrier protein, which yields MALIDEIKDVVANQLNISDKSKITDTASFVDDLNADSLDLVELIMELEKRYDIKIPQEEQEKIKNVADAAKYIEEHKK from the coding sequence ATGGCATTAATCGATGAAATTAAAGATGTTGTTGCTAATCAATTAAACATTTCAGACAAAAGTAAAATCACTGATACAGCTTCTTTCGTAGATGATTTGAACGCTGATTCACTTGATTTAGTAGAGCTTATTATGGAATTAGAAAAACGTTATGATATCAAAATTCCTCAAGAAGAACAAGAAAAGATTAAAAATGTAGCTGATGCTGCTAAATATATTGAAGAGCATAAGAAATAA
- a CDS encoding lytic transglycosylase domain-containing protein, producing the protein MKIKVLKRKNILAIFLIVLILFINSCDTFDLYLRKGLDGVNLYELTVYGEALGSDIKVVELRGFNVDDFRTERVSYYLDRYQGSWRPHMQKIIDRAQIYLPYIKQVFAEKGVPEDLAYLPIIESSFYPQAVSHAGAAGLWQFMPMTGAIYNLKVNYWSDDRFDPERSTKAAAEHLMRLDENFKSWVIALIAYNAGGGRISRAIRQVKSNNFYDLLRAKVLPKETEEYIPKYVASVIIAKNPEKFGFKINKPKVVFPEGDLVYVDDAADLSIIADMIEAETEDLKALNPHLSRGVTPPGMVRYPLRIPEGKEQLFYDTFGKIPASERVTFRRHEVKMNETLSHLSRFYNVPMQAIVEINKLKSKNLNIGQQVMIPIQGLDNAKQVDLAQYEEEQERIREGKFVYFESLPPPDYEYKDIMYHIRAGDTLWIIARKFNVDVAEIKAWNKLTSNVLSIGSEIFLRIPVDK; encoded by the coding sequence ATGAAAATAAAAGTCTTAAAAAGAAAAAACATATTAGCTATATTTTTAATAGTTTTGATTTTGTTTATTAACTCATGTGACACTTTTGACTTGTATTTACGAAAGGGTTTGGATGGTGTTAATCTTTATGAGCTTACAGTTTATGGGGAGGCACTTGGAAGCGATATTAAAGTAGTAGAGCTTAGGGGATTTAATGTTGATGATTTTCGTACGGAGAGAGTTTCTTATTATTTGGATAGATATCAGGGAAGCTGGCGTCCTCATATGCAAAAGATTATTGACAGGGCACAGATATATTTGCCTTATATAAAACAAGTATTTGCAGAAAAGGGTGTGCCTGAAGATTTAGCTTATTTACCTATAATAGAGAGTAGTTTTTATCCTCAGGCTGTTTCACATGCGGGGGCTGCGGGGCTTTGGCAGTTTATGCCTATGACGGGAGCTATATACAATTTAAAAGTTAATTATTGGTCTGATGACAGGTTTGACCCAGAGCGTTCTACTAAGGCTGCGGCTGAGCATTTGATGAGGCTTGATGAAAATTTTAAATCTTGGGTTATTGCATTAATAGCATATAATGCAGGAGGGGGAAGAATATCTAGGGCTATTAGGCAGGTTAAAAGCAATAATTTTTATGATTTGCTTAGAGCTAAGGTGCTTCCTAAAGAAACTGAAGAGTATATACCTAAATATGTAGCCTCTGTTATTATAGCAAAAAATCCAGAGAAGTTTGGATTTAAGATTAACAAACCAAAAGTAGTTTTTCCAGAGGGTGATTTGGTTTATGTTGATGATGCGGCTGATTTATCTATAATAGCAGATATGATAGAAGCTGAAACAGAAGATTTAAAAGCACTTAATCCGCATTTATCAAGAGGTGTAACTCCTCCGGGTATGGTGCGTTATCCTTTAAGAATACCTGAGGGAAAAGAACAATTATTTTATGATACTTTCGGTAAGATTCCTGCTTCAGAGAGGGTTACATTTAGAAGACATGAAGTAAAAATGAATGAAACACTTTCGCATTTATCTAGATTTTATAATGTGCCTATGCAGGCTATTGTTGAGATAAACAAATTAAAATCAAAAAATTTAAACATAGGTCAGCAGGTGATGATTCCTATTCAAGGGCTTGATAATGCTAAGCAGGTGGATTTGGCTCAATATGAAGAAGAGCAAGAGAGAATAAGAGAAGGTAAATTCGTATATTTTGAATCTTTGCCTCCGCCTGATTATGAGTATAAAGATATAATGTATCATATAAGGGCAGGAGATACACTCTGGATTATAGCAAGAAAGTTTAATGTGGATGTTGCTGAAATTAAGGCTTGGAACAAACTTACAAGTAATGTGCTTTCTATAGGAAGTGAAATATTTTTGAGAATACCTGTAGATAAATAA
- a CDS encoding peptidylprolyl isomerase produces the protein MEHLFIETDYGTIEIEFYPDKAPKHVEAIKKLANEGFYDGIRFHRVIPNFMIQGGDPTSKDPTKRHLHGTGGPGFSIEAEFNDVSHKRGICSMARSQHPDSAGSQFFICVADCPFLDGQYTVWGNVVDGMDVADKIVALQRDHNDNPIVNSTMNKVYIKEV, from the coding sequence ATGGAACATTTATTTATAGAAACAGATTATGGTACTATAGAAATAGAATTCTACCCTGATAAAGCTCCTAAACATGTGGAAGCTATTAAAAAACTAGCTAATGAGGGCTTTTATGACGGCATTAGATTTCATAGAGTAATACCTAACTTTATGATACAAGGAGGCGACCCTACAAGTAAAGACCCTACTAAAAGGCATTTACATGGCACAGGAGGCCCGGGATTTAGCATAGAAGCTGAGTTTAATGATGTATCACACAAAAGAGGAATATGCTCTATGGCTAGAAGTCAGCATCCAGACAGTGCTGGTTCACAATTTTTTATTTGTGTAGCAGACTGCCCTTTCTTAGACGGACAATATACTGTTTGGGGAAATGTTGTTGATGGTATGGACGTTGCAGATAAGATTGTTGCTTTACAAAGAGACCACAATGACAACCCTATTGTAAACTCAACTATGAACAAAGTATATATCAAAGAAGTATAA
- the pyk gene encoding pyruvate kinase yields MRKTKIIATLGPRWSNEEMVKKIIANGADVCRLNFSFGSYDEHLERINIIRKVSEELGKPVAILADLQGPKIRIGKLKENITVKEGDIVKLSGHKETNDESIIPTTHENIAHDVKAGSLLLIADGTIQLIVESSDEASKLVVCKVITGGTILSSKGINLPGAHVTTEVLTEKDVNDALFAAKNGANYLGMSFVRRAEDVIRLRKILDDNDFKHVGIVSKIENTESLENLESIIKESDGVMVARGDLGVEIPFGEVPVWQKKILKMANDMGKITIIATQMLESMTKSPVPSRAEASDVANAVLDGTDVVMMSAETASGDYPIESVKAMVSIVEAAERSINKTSHDNMTYLDSGVNDALADSASYLSYSLDNKAIIALSRSGRTVRNLSKKRPKTPIVFMSADNNLCNGLAICHNVYTIHMPEDLNFSAGISHGGEINILEDTLVEHKLAEHKDRIIVVSGSKWQGRWQENSVRVVVMH; encoded by the coding sequence ATGAGAAAAACAAAAATAATTGCAACTTTAGGCCCTAGATGGTCTAATGAAGAAATGGTAAAAAAGATAATAGCAAATGGTGCTGATGTATGCAGACTTAATTTTTCATTTGGAAGCTATGATGAACATTTAGAGAGAATAAACATAATAAGAAAAGTTTCTGAAGAGTTGGGTAAACCTGTAGCGATATTAGCAGATTTGCAGGGACCAAAAATAAGAATAGGTAAGTTAAAAGAGAATATTACAGTAAAAGAGGGTGATATTGTAAAATTAAGCGGACATAAAGAGACTAATGATGAAAGCATAATACCTACTACACATGAGAACATTGCTCATGATGTAAAGGCTGGTTCATTACTTTTGATAGCTGACGGCACTATACAGCTTATAGTAGAGTCTAGTGATGAGGCTTCAAAGCTTGTTGTATGTAAGGTTATAACAGGGGGCACTATATTAAGCAGTAAAGGCATTAACTTACCCGGTGCTCATGTAACAACAGAGGTTTTAACAGAGAAAGATGTTAATGATGCCTTGTTTGCTGCTAAAAACGGTGCTAATTATTTAGGTATGAGTTTTGTGAGAAGAGCAGAGGACGTTATAAGGCTTAGAAAGATATTAGATGATAATGATTTTAAGCATGTTGGAATAGTATCAAAAATAGAAAATACTGAGTCATTAGAGAATTTAGAGAGCATAATAAAAGAGTCTGACGGTGTAATGGTGGCAAGAGGAGATTTGGGAGTAGAAATACCATTTGGAGAGGTTCCTGTTTGGCAGAAGAAAATACTAAAAATGGCAAACGATATGGGTAAAATTACAATAATAGCTACCCAAATGCTTGAGAGTATGACAAAAAGCCCTGTTCCTTCAAGGGCAGAGGCTAGCGATGTTGCTAATGCTGTATTAGACGGCACTGATGTTGTAATGATGTCTGCGGAGACTGCTTCGGGTGATTATCCTATAGAGTCTGTGAAGGCTATGGTTTCTATAGTGGAGGCTGCTGAGAGGTCTATTAATAAAACTTCTCATGATAATATGACTTATTTGGACAGCGGTGTTAATGATGCTTTGGCTGACAGTGCTTCTTATTTATCATATAGTTTAGATAATAAGGCAATAATAGCTCTTTCAAGGTCTGGAAGAACTGTTAGGAATTTATCTAAAAAAAGACCAAAAACTCCTATAGTGTTTATGTCGGCTGATAATAATCTTTGTAATGGTCTTGCTATATGTCATAATGTTTATACTATACATATGCCTGAAGATTTGAACTTTAGTGCTGGTATTAGTCACGGAGGCGAGATTAACATACTTGAAGATACTTTGGTAGAGCATAAACTAGCAGAACACAAAGACAGAATTATTGTAGTGAGTGGAAGTAAATGGCAGGGCAGGTGGCAAGAGAATAGTGTACGTGTAGTAGTAATGCACTAA
- a CDS encoding phosphatidate cytidylyltransferase translates to MKGRLISVALTLPLFTIILLYNRVIFLFHALILAISIISTLEIFNMAKVYRQKNFRTVVTTIAAMVLGYIITICGNNILHGDFSRLYKFTQINSISMNLSLVMVFALIAALFIINMFKVNVSTFEERGRAILTAVFCFIYVGLGVWHISLMRFMPSGKYYIVFILLCAWLSDTGGYAIGRKFGKHKLSNSASPNKSYEGLVGMFLFTIPTSIIYYYLYSNGYLSLLLGKDIPTFSLLQIIWLTVIFTLTGFLGDMGESLIKRMYDTKDSSKLFPGHGGVFDIFDSVILTAPISYYIIIILLN, encoded by the coding sequence ATGAAGGGAAGACTTATATCTGTAGCATTAACTTTACCATTATTTACTATTATTTTGCTTTACAATAGAGTTATTTTTCTCTTTCATGCTTTGATATTAGCTATTTCTATAATAAGCACATTAGAAATATTTAATATGGCTAAGGTTTATAGGCAGAAGAATTTTAGAACTGTTGTTACTACAATAGCAGCTATGGTTTTAGGATATATTATCACTATATGCGGAAACAATATACTTCATGGTGATTTTTCTCGTCTTTATAAGTTTACTCAAATAAATAGTATTTCTATGAATCTATCGCTTGTTATGGTATTTGCTTTAATAGCGGCTCTTTTTATAATTAATATGTTTAAGGTAAATGTTTCTACTTTTGAAGAGAGGGGTAGGGCAATACTTACTGCTGTATTTTGTTTTATATATGTTGGACTTGGGGTGTGGCATATATCTTTAATGCGTTTTATGCCTAGCGGAAAATATTATATTGTATTTATATTATTATGTGCTTGGCTTAGCGATACGGGCGGATATGCGATTGGAAGAAAATTTGGAAAGCATAAACTTTCAAATAGTGCTTCTCCAAATAAAAGTTATGAAGGTTTAGTGGGTATGTTTTTGTTTACAATACCTACATCTATAATTTATTATTATTTATATTCAAATGGATATTTAAGTTTATTGCTTGGTAAAGATATACCTACATTTTCTCTATTACAAATAATATGGCTTACTGTAATATTTACATTAACAGGTTTTCTTGGAGACATGGGAGAGAGCTTAATTAAAAGAATGTATGACACAAAAGATTCTAGCAAATTGTTTCCCGGTCATGGGGGTGTGTTTGATATATTTGATAGTGTAATATTAACAGCACCTATATCCTATTATATTATAATAATATTATTAAATTAA
- the frr gene encoding ribosome recycling factor, with protein sequence MSKESYKDRMEKAINSLQNDLKGIRTGRANASILDGVKVEAYGSSMPLKQVGNVSTPDAKTIMIQPFDKALVGDIEKAILKADLGFNPFNDGGNIRIMVPELTKERREELKKGVRHRGEEAKIAIRNIRRDENDIIKKELKEKAITEDESKNLEKKIQNDTDSYIKKVDELVSSKEKELDKI encoded by the coding sequence ATGTCAAAAGAATCCTATAAAGATAGAATGGAAAAGGCTATTAATAGTTTACAAAATGATTTGAAAGGTATTAGAACAGGAAGAGCAAATGCTTCTATATTAGATGGTGTAAAGGTAGAGGCTTATGGCAGCAGTATGCCGCTTAAACAAGTGGGCAACGTTTCTACTCCTGATGCAAAAACTATAATGATACAGCCTTTCGATAAAGCGTTGGTAGGAGACATAGAAAAGGCTATATTAAAAGCTGATTTGGGTTTCAATCCTTTTAATGACGGCGGCAATATTAGAATAATGGTTCCTGAACTTACTAAAGAGAGAAGAGAGGAATTAAAAAAAGGTGTTAGACATAGAGGCGAAGAAGCTAAAATAGCTATTCGTAATATAAGAAGAGATGAAAATGATATTATAAAAAAAGAACTCAAAGAGAAAGCTATTACTGAAGATGAATCTAAAAATCTTGAGAAAAAAATACAAAACGATACAGACAGCTATATCAAAAAAGTTGATGAATTAGTTAGTTCAAAAGAAAAAGAATTAGACAAAATATAA
- a CDS encoding peptidylprolyl isomerase has translation MLKKTKVILLSLLAVIVFTAVLLAQKPQTSKEHLFIETNYGTIEIAFYPEKAPKHVEAIKKLANQGFYNGTLFHRVIPGFMIQGGDPLSKQPNRALHGTGGPDFVIPAEFNDVSHKRGICSMARSQNINSAGSQFFICVADSPFLDGQYTVWGEVINGMDVVDKIVNLKRDANDNPLTPAKMNKVYVK, from the coding sequence ATGTTAAAAAAAACAAAAGTTATTTTATTATCATTATTAGCGGTAATAGTATTTACAGCAGTATTATTGGCACAGAAGCCGCAAACATCTAAAGAGCATTTGTTTATAGAAACCAATTACGGTACTATAGAAATAGCATTCTACCCTGAGAAAGCTCCTAAACATGTAGAAGCTATTAAAAAATTAGCAAATCAAGGTTTTTATAACGGCACACTTTTTCATAGAGTAATACCTGGTTTTATGATACAAGGCGGAGACCCATTAAGCAAACAGCCTAACAGAGCATTACATGGTACAGGAGGCCCTGACTTTGTAATACCTGCTGAGTTTAATGATGTATCTCACAAAAGAGGAATATGCTCTATGGCAAGAAGTCAGAATATTAATAGTGCTGGCTCACAATTTTTTATTTGTGTAGCTGATAGTCCTTTTTTAGATGGACAATATACTGTTTGGGGAGAGGTTATTAATGGAATGGATGTTGTAGATAAGATAGTTAATCTTAAAAGAGATGCAAACGATAACCCTCTTACACCTGCAAAAATGAATAAAGTATATGTAAAATAA
- a CDS encoding isoprenyl transferase, which translates to MMTEKDNKVPSHVAIIMDGNGRWAKARNKSRSFGHRAGSENVINIVEACCELNIKYLTLYAFSTENWKRPEEEKKALFKLLKEFYKKEIKRLISNNILVKHIGDISKFPKDTIKTIEETEKETLEKCQNPMLTVVLALNYGFRDELKTAIKNMYSDVLANKINIEDIDENSIGNYLYTKDIPDPDFLIRTSGEHRLSNFLMYQASYSELYFTDILWPDFSKENFKKAIEEYSNRNRRYGGL; encoded by the coding sequence ATGATGACAGAAAAGGATAATAAAGTTCCTTCACATGTTGCAATAATTATGGACGGTAATGGCAGATGGGCTAAAGCTCGCAACAAATCCAGAAGTTTTGGACATAGGGCTGGAAGCGAAAATGTTATTAATATAGTAGAGGCATGCTGCGAACTTAATATTAAATATTTAACACTCTATGCTTTTTCTACAGAGAATTGGAAAAGACCAGAAGAAGAAAAAAAGGCGTTATTTAAACTTCTTAAAGAATTCTACAAAAAAGAAATTAAAAGGCTTATTTCAAATAATATTTTAGTAAAACATATAGGTGATATTTCCAAATTTCCAAAAGATACTATAAAAACTATAGAAGAAACAGAAAAAGAGACTTTAGAAAAATGCCAAAATCCAATGCTTACAGTTGTATTAGCATTAAATTATGGTTTTAGAGATGAGCTTAAAACTGCTATAAAAAATATGTATTCTGATGTATTAGCAAATAAAATTAATATAGAAGATATTGATGAGAATTCTATAGGAAATTATTTATATACAAAAGATATACCAGACCCAGATTTTCTAATAAGAACTTCGGGAGAGCATAGATTAAGTAATTTTTTAATGTATCAGGCATCATACAGTGAATTATATTTTACTGATATATTATGGCCTGATTTTTCTAAAGAGAATTTTAAAAAAGCTATAGAAGAATATTCAAACAGAAACAGAAGGTATGGAGGCTTATAA
- the trxA gene encoding thioredoxin TrxA gives MVELDKDTFDEKVINSKELCLVDYFGDTCEPCKALMPHVHELAKQYEGKVPFYSFNTSKARRLAIREKILGLPTIAIYKDGAKVKEVTKEEATIENIKAMVDSML, from the coding sequence ATGGTAGAATTAGATAAAGATACTTTTGATGAGAAGGTTATTAATTCAAAAGAATTATGCCTAGTTGATTATTTCGGCGATACTTGTGAGCCTTGTAAAGCATTAATGCCTCATGTTCATGAATTAGCTAAACAATATGAAGGCAAAGTACCTTTCTATTCTTTTAATACTTCTAAAGCAAGAAGATTAGCTATTCGTGAAAAGATTTTAGGACTTCCTACTATTGCCATTTATAAAGACGGTGCTAAAGTAAAAGAAGTAACTAAAGAAGAAGCTACTATTGAAAATATTAAAGCTATGGTTGATAGTATGCTATAA
- the rpsU gene encoding 30S ribosomal protein S21, whose protein sequence is MVRIFANEGEPVESVIKRFRRACENEGILQELKEKQFYKKPSLEKKLQREKALKRMKRKIKKERRLGLL, encoded by the coding sequence TTGGTACGTATTTTCGCTAATGAAGGTGAACCAGTTGAAAGCGTTATTAAAAGATTTAGAAGAGCTTGTGAAAACGAAGGTATCTTACAAGAATTAAAAGAAAAACAATTCTACAAAAAACCTTCTCTTGAGAAAAAACTTCAAAGAGAAAAAGCTCTTAAAAGAATGAAAAGAAAAATCAAAAAAGAACGCAGATTAGGTTTACTATAA
- the fabF gene encoding beta-ketoacyl-ACP synthase II produces the protein MSERRVVITGLGIVSCLGNDVKTFWDNLLNGVSGIKTLSKYFDPEKEQLATRIGGEVAALEGDYYSDKKMLRRLDPFITYGVYAAYHALKQAGIEPKTGFDPLRAGCVLGSGIGGITTLLNNHNVILADGPSRVSPFFVPMQIINMTPGLIAMEYGMNGPNYSTVTACASSNHSIGLGYKHIKDNEADIMIVGGSEATINPLTIAGFNNARALSTRNDEPTKASRPFDKGRDGFVIAEGAGILVLEEYEHAKKRNANILAEVSGYGFTCDANHITAPLEDGAMGARAMSLAIEAAKISPDKIDYVNTHGTSTPVGDIAEIKAVKKALGEDHAKKIKVNSTKSMTGHALGAAGGIEAIATVMSIIDSKVHPTINVDEQDPECDLDVVANTAQDYKIEYAISNSFGFGGHNASIVFKRV, from the coding sequence ATGAGCGAACGTAGAGTTGTTATTACGGGTCTTGGAATTGTAAGTTGTCTTGGAAACGATGTTAAAACTTTCTGGGACAATCTTCTTAATGGTGTTTCTGGAATCAAAACACTTAGTAAATATTTTGACCCAGAAAAAGAGCAATTAGCTACTAGAATAGGCGGTGAAGTAGCTGCTTTAGAGGGTGATTATTATTCTGATAAGAAGATGCTAAGAAGACTTGACCCTTTTATAACTTATGGTGTATATGCTGCTTATCATGCTTTAAAACAGGCTGGTATAGAGCCTAAAACAGGTTTTGATCCTTTGAGAGCAGGCTGTGTTCTTGGAAGTGGTATAGGCGGTATCACTACTCTTTTAAATAATCATAATGTAATACTTGCTGATGGACCAAGCAGAGTTTCACCTTTCTTTGTTCCTATGCAAATTATTAATATGACACCCGGTTTAATAGCTATGGAATATGGAATGAATGGCCCTAACTATAGTACAGTTACTGCTTGTGCTTCTTCAAACCATTCTATAGGTTTAGGATACAAGCATATTAAAGATAATGAGGCTGATATTATGATAGTTGGCGGCTCTGAGGCTACTATCAATCCTCTTACTATAGCTGGATTTAATAATGCTAGAGCTTTATCTACTAGAAATGATGAACCTACTAAAGCTTCTAGACCTTTTGATAAGGGCAGAGATGGTTTTGTTATAGCTGAGGGTGCTGGTATACTTGTACTTGAAGAGTATGAGCATGCTAAGAAAAGAAATGCTAATATACTTGCTGAAGTTTCTGGATATGGTTTTACTTGTGATGCTAATCATATTACTGCACCTTTAGAAGATGGTGCTATGGGAGCAAGAGCTATGTCTTTGGCTATAGAGGCTGCTAAAATTTCTCCAGACAAGATTGACTATGTTAATACTCATGGTACTTCTACTCCTGTTGGAGATATAGCTGAGATTAAGGCTGTTAAAAAAGCTTTAGGTGAAGACCATGCTAAAAAGATTAAGGTTAACTCTACTAAATCTATGACAGGTCATGCTTTGGGTGCTGCTGGTGGAATAGAGGCTATTGCTACTGTAATGAGTATAATAGATTCTAAAGTTCACCCTACTATTAACGTTGATGAGCAAGACCCTGAATGTGATTTAGATGTTGTTGCTAATACTGCTCAAGACTACAAAATAGAATATGCTATAAGCAATTCTTTTGGTTTTGGCGGACATAATGCTTCTATAGTATTTAAAAGAGTATAA
- a CDS encoding LysM peptidoglycan-binding domain-containing protein: MKKALLILFAACYLIYGQDTNNNINNENIKDSEDYQLAQRYRELAIEAHNAGDYNQSIEFSKQSKEYSDKVIAKFGVYGLVLNAQRYAERNLALLRGVGGDTNESSINLYEGSVMDYEAGNTIFDAATNDTDYSNSITKYTDSSLKSKLGYDLVTIGLRRDYLINEGVLTNADSNDNNIIDLRDKAVALSKENNYNDASSNASQAMNILDMLEAPLAYAKAEESLNKAKEDGYNETKMTNYNQASTTLIFAKQALDGEDFANSLFNSKLVIEMVNAMYSGAEYNNNEEITIVETSGVLFPKYYKVQYRRVGTDSLWKIASYDFIYGDGNLWRKIYEANKDKIKDPNIIIGGQILLIPSLKGETRDGTYDSNKQYGNIKDIK, translated from the coding sequence ATGAAAAAAGCATTATTAATTCTTTTTGCAGCTTGTTATTTAATTTATGGACAAGACACTAATAATAATATAAATAATGAAAATATAAAAGACAGTGAAGATTATCAATTAGCACAAAGATATAGAGAATTAGCTATAGAGGCTCATAATGCTGGTGATTATAATCAGAGTATTGAGTTTTCTAAACAAAGTAAAGAATATTCAGATAAGGTTATAGCTAAGTTTGGAGTATATGGATTAGTTTTAAATGCTCAAAGATATGCTGAGAGAAACTTAGCTTTACTTAGAGGAGTTGGAGGAGATACTAATGAATCTTCTATTAACCTTTATGAAGGCTCTGTAATGGACTATGAAGCTGGAAACACTATATTTGATGCTGCTACTAATGATACAGACTACAGCAACTCTATAACAAAATATACTGATTCTTCTTTAAAATCTAAATTAGGTTATGATTTGGTAACAATAGGTTTAAGAAGAGATTATCTCATTAATGAAGGTGTGCTCACTAACGCAGACAGTAATGATAATAATATAATAGATTTAAGAGATAAAGCTGTAGCATTATCTAAAGAAAATAATTATAATGATGCTTCATCTAATGCTAGTCAAGCAATGAATATATTAGACATGCTTGAAGCTCCTTTAGCTTATGCAAAAGCAGAAGAATCTTTAAACAAAGCTAAAGAAGATGGATATAATGAAACAAAAATGACTAATTATAATCAAGCATCAACAACATTAATATTTGCTAAACAAGCATTAGATGGTGAAGATTTTGCTAATTCATTATTTAATTCAAAACTAGTAATAGAGATGGTTAATGCTATGTATAGCGGTGCTGAATACAATAATAATGAAGAGATAACTATAGTAGAAACATCAGGAGTACTATTCCCTAAATATTATAAAGTTCAATATAGAAGAGTTGGTACTGATTCATTATGGAAAATAGCTTCTTATGACTTCATATATGGTGATGGCAATTTGTGGAGAAAAATATACGAAGCTAATAAAGACAAAATAAAAGACCCTAACATTATAATAGGCGGACAAATATTATTAATACCTAGTCTTAAAGGAGAAACAAGAGACGGCACTTATGACTCTAATAAGCAGTATGGTAATATAAAAGATATAAAATAA